The proteins below come from a single Nitrospirota bacterium genomic window:
- a CDS encoding phosphotransferase — translation MPKFSIKIFLPAAGLGERLRPITYHIPKPLLPVLGKPLLEIILDKLEISSGRIGINLHYKPELMRQWIKQSAFANRMELFPEDSILGTGGALKNAEAFLSDNHFLVHNADILSDIDFTFLIETHLSSGNIATLATHNYPKYNNVVVDENGYVIDVENPGTSIPNPDTIAKKIAYTGIAVYSPEILKFLPSGVSHTTIAWIAAAKAGHKIRALDFTGCYWSDIGTPATYASAIIDALRKDGETVYIHPSVKDCNDIDVDGYIAIEREAILTEGSSLRNCIMLPGSKTESRKHYENCILGAAFRIDLKESEVISASTDESKILISTGGSDRKYYRIEKDGKTAVLMECRKNDPDFERHIEYTKFLSRYSIPVPDLLEAKTEKMQAVFEDLGDISLYSRLKCRREPEQLEAMYRKVLDIAVSIHTKATANVSECPMLQSRVFDYEHFRLETSYFMERFVEGIRGIKIKNIAALDDEFHGLAQKADSFPKTIIHRDFQSQNIMIHKGIPRLIDYQGARMGPSAYDVASILWDPYYRLEDNMRERLLEYYFDKMKAADLLSSASRLWQPIHPETLIICRLQRHMQALGAYGFLSAVKGKRYFLKHIHEGLRLLKEDVALVKNDYPVLYGLVMEL, via the coding sequence ATGCCAAAATTTTCTATAAAAATATTCCTCCCTGCTGCTGGTCTTGGTGAAAGGCTGAGGCCGATTACATATCACATCCCAAAACCATTGCTGCCGGTTTTAGGGAAGCCTTTGCTTGAAATCATTTTAGATAAATTAGAAATATCTTCAGGCAGGATCGGAATCAATCTTCATTACAAGCCTGAATTAATGCGCCAATGGATTAAGCAGTCCGCATTTGCAAACCGCATGGAATTATTTCCTGAAGACTCTATTCTCGGCACCGGCGGAGCATTGAAAAATGCAGAAGCATTTCTTTCAGATAATCATTTTCTTGTGCACAATGCGGACATCCTGTCTGATATTGATTTCACATTCCTTATCGAAACTCATCTTTCCTCTGGAAATATTGCAACACTGGCAACACACAACTATCCAAAATATAACAATGTGGTTGTGGATGAGAACGGTTATGTAATTGACGTTGAAAATCCCGGCACATCAATCCCGAATCCGGACACAATAGCCAAAAAAATTGCGTATACAGGCATTGCCGTATATTCTCCTGAAATATTAAAATTCCTGCCATCCGGCGTTTCACATACAACAATAGCTTGGATTGCCGCGGCCAAAGCCGGACATAAGATTCGAGCTCTTGATTTTACTGGATGCTACTGGAGTGACATCGGAACACCTGCTACCTATGCCTCTGCAATTATTGATGCGTTAAGGAAGGATGGAGAGACGGTTTATATTCATCCCTCTGTAAAAGACTGTAATGATATTGATGTGGATGGATATATCGCCATTGAAAGAGAAGCTATATTAACTGAAGGTTCTTCGCTCAGGAATTGTATAATGCTTCCTGGCAGCAAAACGGAAAGCAGGAAACATTACGAAAATTGCATTCTTGGCGCTGCTTTCAGAATAGACCTTAAAGAATCAGAAGTAATAAGCGCATCAACGGATGAAAGTAAAATTCTCATAAGCACAGGAGGCTCTGACAGAAAATATTACAGGATTGAAAAAGACGGGAAAACAGCAGTACTCATGGAATGCAGAAAAAACGATCCTGATTTTGAGAGGCATATTGAATACACAAAATTCCTGTCAAGATACTCCATCCCCGTACCTGACCTTCTTGAGGCAAAAACAGAAAAGATGCAGGCAGTATTTGAAGACCTCGGAGACATCTCGCTCTATAGCCGGCTCAAATGCAGGCGCGAACCTGAACAGCTTGAGGCAATGTACAGAAAGGTTTTGGATATAGCAGTCAGTATCCACACAAAGGCGACTGCGAATGTTTCAGAATGTCCAATGCTTCAAAGCAGGGTTTTTGATTACGAACATTTCAGATTGGAGACGAGTTATTTCATGGAAAGATTTGTGGAAGGCATTAGAGGAATAAAGATTAAAAACATAGCAGCCTTAGATGATGAATTCCATGGGCTCGCGCAAAAGGCTGATTCATTTCCGAAAACCATAATCCACAGGGATTTCCAGTCACAGAATATCATGATACATAAAGGTATTCCCCGCCTTATAGATTATCAGGGAGCAAGAATGGGACCTTCTGCATACGATGTTGCATCAATCCTATGGGATCCATATTACAGGCTTGAGGATAATATGAGAGAGAGGCTGTTGGAATATTATTTTGATAAGATGAAAGCTGCCGATTTACTCTCCTCGGCGAGTCGCCTGTGGCAACCCATTCACCCGGAGACTTTAATAATCTGCCGCCTCCAGCGACACATGCAGGCGCTCGGAGCTTACGGATTCCTCTCTGCTGTAAAAGGGAAAAGATATTTTCTGAAACATATCCATGAAGGATTAAGGCTTTTAAAAGAAGATGTCGCTCTTGTGAAGAATGATTATCCTGTATTGTATGGGCTGGTTATGGAGTTGTAG
- the tilS gene encoding tRNA lysidine(34) synthetase TilS, with amino-acid sequence MDLLGQVNTAIKKHSMLFEKDRVLTGLSGGPDSVCLLHALNNLKDEYKMELHAIYIDHGLRPDEIPVEIEFCKTLCENLGVPFITKSVAVKSYAKEYGLNKQEAARELRYKMFEDVALEIGSNRIALAHNADDQAETFFMRILRGAGQKGLTGIPPVRGKIIRPLIEIERKDIEEFLDSISQSFIVDSSNLKKDYFRNWLRLAVMPEFKKQNPALVNTISRVCEIIREEDNYLELIVTKTLMKLIPKKTDRTIELFLVPLENMNKVILRRVLRRAIDAVKGLRGIGFVNIEDIIELVKKGDSGDRIYLPKGVRVIKGYATLILTSEQPSQLRTYSLNVPEELALKESGILIKSSSADSAEISCDGKSKVMIDAERIKLPLVVRARKAGDFFYPAGFGKKKKLQDYFVDEKIPRDERDSVPIVLSGEDVVWIAGYRADERFKVTNDTKKILMLEIKPLAGK; translated from the coding sequence ATGGATTTGCTTGGACAGGTAAATACAGCGATAAAAAAACATTCAATGCTCTTTGAAAAAGACAGGGTTTTAACCGGTCTTTCAGGAGGCCCTGACTCTGTATGCCTTCTTCATGCGCTGAATAATTTAAAGGATGAATACAAGATGGAGCTTCATGCTATATACATCGACCACGGCTTAAGGCCTGACGAAATTCCTGTTGAAATAGAATTCTGCAAAACCCTCTGCGAAAATCTCGGGGTGCCGTTTATCACTAAATCTGTTGCTGTAAAGTCTTATGCCAAAGAGTATGGGTTGAACAAGCAAGAAGCGGCAAGGGAACTGAGATATAAAATGTTTGAAGATGTTGCTCTTGAAATAGGCTCAAACAGGATTGCGCTTGCGCACAATGCAGATGATCAGGCAGAGACATTCTTCATGAGAATTCTAAGAGGCGCAGGACAGAAAGGTCTTACAGGCATCCCGCCTGTAAGAGGGAAAATCATAAGGCCGCTTATTGAGATTGAAAGAAAAGATATAGAAGAATTTCTTGATAGCATATCGCAGTCTTTTATTGTTGACTCATCGAATCTCAAAAAGGATTATTTCAGGAATTGGCTGAGGCTTGCTGTCATGCCGGAGTTCAAAAAGCAGAACCCCGCTCTGGTCAATACCATAAGCAGGGTCTGCGAGATTATCAGAGAGGAAGATAACTATCTTGAGCTTATCGTCACAAAGACATTGATGAAGCTCATTCCTAAAAAAACAGATAGGACAATTGAACTTTTTCTCGTACCGCTTGAAAATATGAATAAGGTCATCCTGCGAAGAGTCTTAAGAAGGGCAATTGATGCGGTAAAAGGTTTAAGGGGAATCGGCTTTGTTAACATTGAGGACATTATAGAGCTTGTGAAAAAAGGCGATTCCGGCGACAGGATTTATCTTCCGAAAGGCGTCAGGGTCATTAAAGGTTATGCAACATTAATCCTCACTTCAGAGCAGCCTTCGCAGCTTCGTACATACAGCCTTAACGTACCTGAAGAGCTTGCATTGAAAGAGTCCGGTATTCTGATAAAGTCTTCATCTGCTGACAGTGCGGAGATTTCCTGCGATGGAAAATCAAAAGTCATGATTGACGCTGAGAGGATAAAGCTGCCCTTGGTTGTGCGGGCAAGAAAGGCAGGGGATTTCTTTTACCCTGCCGGTTTCGGCAAAAAGAAAAAGCTTCAGGATTATTTTGTGGATGAGAAGATACCAAGAGATGAGAGGGATTCAGTACCAATAGTTCTTTCGGGAGAGGATGTTGTCTGGATTGCAGGATACAGGGCAGATGAGAGGTTTAAGGTGACGAATGATACAAAAAAGATTTTGATGCTTGAGATAAAGCCATTGGCGGGGAAATGA
- a CDS encoding DUF1343 domain-containing protein produces the protein MVLTGLDRLEKAWPGELKGLRVGLLAHPASVNRKLEHAVNVFFKSKKFRLKALFGPQHGIRGETQDNMVEWKGFRDPQTGLPVYSLYGHTRKPEPEMLRDIDVLAIDLQDIGSRYYTFIWTMELCMQACLENRKSVVVLDRPNPLGGLAIEGAVLDMSYASFVGQRPLPIRHGMTVGEIANYLKNKFYPSLNLHIIKMHGWKRNMFFDRTKLPWVMPSPNMPTLDTAIAYPGMCLLEGTNLSEGRGTTRPFEIFGAPFIEPDALIKRLKEFKISGVIFRPIFFQPTFQKHAGSLCGGSQIHVIDRNKFRPFKAGVAILKAVRDLYPEHFRWKQPPYEYETQKMPIDILAGTDRLRIEIEKGESIKNMEEWWTKELKAFQKIRKKYLMYS, from the coding sequence ATGGTTTTAACAGGACTTGACAGATTGGAAAAGGCATGGCCGGGGGAATTAAAAGGCTTGCGCGTGGGGCTCCTCGCGCATCCTGCTTCTGTGAACAGAAAACTTGAACATGCAGTAAATGTATTCTTCAAATCCAAAAAATTCAGACTCAAAGCGCTCTTTGGCCCTCAACACGGAATAAGAGGAGAGACGCAGGACAATATGGTTGAATGGAAGGGATTCCGTGACCCGCAGACAGGACTTCCTGTTTACAGTCTCTACGGACATACCAGAAAACCAGAACCTGAAATGCTTAGGGATATAGATGTCCTTGCTATAGACCTTCAGGACATCGGCTCAAGATACTATACATTCATCTGGACCATGGAACTCTGCATGCAGGCATGTCTTGAAAATAGAAAATCAGTTGTTGTCCTTGACAGACCAAACCCATTGGGAGGTTTAGCGATAGAAGGCGCTGTGCTTGATATGTCATATGCGTCATTTGTCGGACAGCGTCCTTTGCCGATAAGGCACGGGATGACTGTTGGAGAGATAGCAAATTATCTCAAGAACAAATTTTATCCGTCTCTAAATTTACACATAATCAAAATGCATGGCTGGAAGAGGAATATGTTCTTTGACCGGACAAAACTTCCATGGGTCATGCCCTCCCCTAATATGCCAACACTTGATACCGCAATTGCCTATCCGGGAATGTGTCTTCTTGAAGGGACAAACCTGAGCGAAGGAAGAGGAACGACAAGGCCGTTTGAGATATTTGGCGCTCCATTCATAGAGCCTGACGCACTCATAAAAAGGCTCAAAGAATTTAAAATTTCAGGTGTTATTTTCAGGCCAATATTTTTCCAGCCCACATTCCAAAAACATGCAGGAAGCCTGTGCGGCGGCAGCCAGATTCATGTTATTGACAGGAATAAATTCAGGCCTTTCAAGGCAGGCGTTGCAATCCTAAAGGCAGTCCGCGATCTTTATCCTGAACATTTCAGGTGGAAACAACCGCCATATGAATACGAAACACAGAAGATGCCGATTGACATACTCGCAGGAACAGACAGGCTGAGAATAGAGATAGAGAAAGGCGAATCCATCAAAAACATGGAAGAGTGGTGGACAAAAGAATTAAAGGCATTTCAAAAAATCAGGAAAAAATACTTAATGTATTCGTAA
- a CDS encoding type II toxin-antitoxin system RelE/ParE family toxin produces the protein MTFSFHSEAESEFYEAIDYYENSALGLGYDFSLEVLAAIQNVVSYPTVWPIIEEDIRRCLVNRFPYGVVYSIEQSEIFILAVMHLRRHPDYWKNRVRK, from the coding sequence ATGACCTTTTCATTTCATTCCGAGGCAGAATCAGAGTTCTATGAGGCTATTGATTATTATGAAAATTCCGCACTCGGCCTCGGTTATGATTTTTCACTTGAGGTGCTTGCCGCTATTCAGAATGTTGTCAGTTACCCGACAGTATGGCCAATCATAGAAGAAGACATCCGGCGCTGCCTTGTAAACCGTTTCCCCTACGGTGTTGTCTATAGTATTGAGCAGAGCGAGATTTTCATTCTTGCAGTAATGCATCTGCGCCGACATCCTGATTATTGGAAAAACAGGGTAAGGAAGTAA
- a CDS encoding PAS domain-containing protein, with the protein MSAEAAYLPLFIFLIVTLVFFYLFRAFLKFNKEKKKKEQKDTSHVGFVVDTFHELVSKLKEKEKELEVLKKLAEQRAGDVESYNRNILQSVPSGVISFDRDLRIKTMNSSAEKILGIKAEDAIGRNCEELFKNPIAKLLKEGKPIERGEVQYKLPDGRELWLGLTFSPLRDNEGKEIGNILVFTDLTELKALESQAELRKRLSSLGEMSAGIAHELRNPLGVIAGYTKLLSRKADAALIPTVEAISKEIEVMDRIISDFLSFARPVELILSKINLNEVINSCVSSIAGVSGSVEVLLDIDKSVFISGDEILLRQAFTNLIQNAADAMKGGGKLSFGYAKTRSYAEITVSDTGHGISEGIKDKIFLPFYTTKEKGTGLGLAIVHKIIVSHGGAVSVERADKGTIFRIKLPES; encoded by the coding sequence ATGAGCGCCGAAGCAGCATACTTGCCTCTTTTTATATTCCTGATTGTAACACTTGTCTTCTTCTATTTATTCAGGGCATTCCTGAAATTCAACAAGGAAAAGAAAAAAAAAGAACAGAAGGATACTTCGCATGTAGGATTTGTCGTTGATACATTTCATGAGCTTGTCTCCAAGCTGAAAGAAAAGGAGAAAGAGCTTGAGGTGTTAAAGAAGCTCGCCGAGCAGAGGGCAGGGGATGTTGAAAGCTACAACAGGAATATCCTTCAGAGCGTACCGAGCGGTGTAATAAGTTTTGACAGGGATTTAAGAATCAAGACCATGAACTCATCAGCGGAAAAGATTCTTGGCATAAAGGCAGAAGATGCAATTGGAAGGAACTGCGAGGAACTTTTTAAAAACCCGATAGCAAAACTCCTTAAAGAAGGAAAGCCCATTGAAAGAGGAGAGGTTCAGTATAAGTTGCCTGACGGCAGGGAGCTGTGGCTCGGGCTTACCTTTTCACCTTTGCGTGACAATGAGGGTAAAGAGATAGGCAACATACTTGTCTTTACCGACCTTACAGAGCTTAAGGCGCTGGAGTCTCAGGCGGAACTAAGGAAAAGGCTGTCAAGCCTCGGAGAGATGTCTGCGGGTATTGCACACGAGCTCAGGAATCCTCTTGGAGTGATTGCAGGATATACAAAACTGCTTTCCAGAAAGGCTGACGCTGCGCTGATACCGACAGTTGAGGCAATCTCAAAGGAGATTGAGGTTATGGATAGGATTATCTCTGATTTTTTGTCATTTGCAAGGCCTGTTGAATTAATTCTCTCAAAAATCAATCTCAATGAAGTCATAAACAGTTGTGTGTCAAGCATCGCAGGTGTTAGCGGCAGTGTTGAAGTTCTTCTGGATATTGACAAGTCTGTTTTCATATCGGGCGATGAGATACTTCTAAGGCAGGCATTCACAAACCTGATTCAGAATGCCGCTGATGCGATGAAGGGCGGAGGGAAGCTTAGTTTCGGGTATGCAAAGACTCGTAGCTATGCAGAGATTACCGTATCTGATACAGGGCATGGAATATCTGAGGGGATTAAAGACAAGATTTTTCTGCCGTTCTATACAACGAAGGAGAAGGGCACAGGGCTTGGGCTGGCGATAGTGCATAAGATAATCGTCTCGCACGGGGGGGCTGTATCTGTAGAAAGAGCTGATAAAGGAACTATATTCAGAATTAAACTTCCGGAAAGTTAA
- a CDS encoding prepilin peptidase: MHSLIIYLMVFIFGSIVGSFLNVCIYRIPRGKSIILPSSYCPSCNTPIKIWDNIPIISYIMLAGRCRACKGNISLRYPVVEAVNAFFYTAVLWRFGMGWHTLFYFAFVSSLIVITFIDVDFQIIPDSITIPGALIGLIAGSFLLYDPFLRWSLMGFKTSIIGAVTGFGLFYLIAVLSRGGMGGGDIKMMAMVGALMGWKSVLLTTFLGSLFGSVWGIFLMVFKGSGRKSKIPFGPFLAAGAIITLFAGQEIFFWYIGIR, encoded by the coding sequence ATGCACAGCCTGATTATTTACCTCATGGTTTTTATCTTCGGCTCCATCGTCGGTTCTTTCCTGAATGTCTGCATATACAGAATCCCGAGAGGGAAATCAATAATCCTGCCTTCTTCATACTGCCCGTCATGCAACACACCCATAAAGATATGGGATAACATACCGATTATCAGCTATATAATGCTTGCCGGAAGATGCAGGGCATGCAAGGGAAATATATCTCTCAGGTATCCGGTGGTTGAGGCTGTGAATGCCTTTTTCTATACCGCTGTTTTATGGAGATTCGGAATGGGATGGCACACATTATTTTATTTTGCGTTTGTTTCTTCATTGATAGTGATAACATTCATTGATGTTGATTTCCAGATAATACCCGACAGCATAACGATTCCCGGTGCCCTGATAGGATTGATCGCAGGCTCATTTTTGCTTTATGACCCTTTTTTGAGATGGAGCTTAATGGGATTTAAGACTTCAATTATCGGCGCTGTCACAGGGTTTGGCCTTTTCTATTTGATTGCCGTTCTCAGCCGTGGAGGAATGGGCGGAGGCGACATAAAGATGATGGCAATGGTTGGAGCTTTGATGGGATGGAAATCTGTCCTGCTGACGACCTTTCTCGGAAGTCTCTTTGGTTCTGTATGGGGCATATTCCTGATGGTATTTAAGGGCAGCGGAAGAAAGAGCAAGATACCATTCGGCCCGTTCCTTGCGGCAGGCGCAATTATAACACTCTTTGCAGGGCAGGAGATTTTTTTCTGGTATATAGGAATTAGATGA
- a CDS encoding addiction module protein, protein MYGMKEIIQEAESLPVEERAIVVDSLLQSLNPPAAEIDMEWLKVAKRRLAELRSGSVKPIPGNEVFAKIRERFEK, encoded by the coding sequence ATGTATGGAATGAAAGAAATAATACAGGAAGCTGAATCCCTTCCTGTTGAGGAAAGGGCAATAGTTGTAGACTCTTTACTGCAATCTCTTAATCCTCCAGCCGCTGAAATTGATATGGAATGGTTAAAGGTTGCAAAACGAAGACTTGCGGAGTTACGCTCTGGCAGCGTGAAGCCAATCCCGGGAAATGAAGTGTTTGCTAAAATTCGTGAGCGCTTTGAGAAATGA
- a CDS encoding glutamine--tRNA ligase/YqeY domain fusion protein: protein MNTDKPTDFIREIIREDLKAGKYDSRVHTRFPPEPNGYLHIGHAKSICLNFGIANEFNGLCNLRFDDTNPTKEEVEYVESIKEDVKWLGFDWDKREYYASDYFQRLYDYAVELIKKSKAYVCDLSADEIREYRGTLTEPGKESPYRNRSVEENLELFEKMRKGEFPDGSRTLRAKIDMKSGNINMRDPVIYRIMHAEHHRTGNKWCIYPMYDFAHCFSDSIEGITHSICTLEFEDHRPLYDWFLDELGVYHPRQIEFARLNLSYTVLSKRRLIRLVQEGHVNGWDDPRMPTISGLRRRGYTPESIRNFCERIGIAKRDSLVDMALLEYCIREDLNKSAQRVMAVLKPLKVVITNYPENQTEELEAINNPEDESMGKRKVPFSRILYIERDDFRENPPKEFFRLAPRSEVRLRYAYYITCVDVIKDKTTGEVTELHCTYDPATRGGDSPDKRKVKATLHWVSASHAIEAEVRLYDHLFTKPSPGEENDDFKTDINPKSLELLKSCFVEPSLADAKTGDRFQFERMGYFCVDRDSTKEKPVFNRTVTLRDTWAKIEKAQKKG, encoded by the coding sequence ATGAATACCGACAAACCTACTGATTTTATAAGAGAGATAATCAGGGAAGACCTGAAGGCAGGGAAATACGACAGCCGTGTTCACACTCGCTTCCCTCCTGAGCCAAACGGCTACCTTCACATCGGCCATGCAAAATCAATCTGCCTCAATTTCGGAATCGCAAATGAATTCAACGGTCTTTGCAACCTGCGCTTTGACGACACAAATCCGACAAAAGAAGAAGTTGAATACGTTGAGTCAATAAAAGAAGATGTCAAATGGCTGGGATTTGACTGGGACAAGAGAGAGTATTATGCATCTGATTATTTCCAGAGACTTTATGATTACGCTGTTGAGCTTATCAAAAAAAGCAAGGCATATGTATGTGACTTAAGCGCTGATGAGATTAGGGAATACCGCGGAACACTCACAGAACCCGGCAAAGAAAGCCCATATCGCAACCGCTCTGTCGAAGAAAATCTTGAACTCTTTGAGAAGATGCGTAAAGGCGAATTTCCTGACGGCTCTCGCACCTTGCGGGCAAAGATTGACATGAAATCAGGGAATATAAATATGCGCGACCCTGTTATCTACAGGATAATGCATGCAGAACACCACAGGACAGGCAATAAATGGTGCATCTATCCCATGTATGATTTTGCTCATTGTTTTTCCGATTCAATAGAAGGAATAACGCATTCCATCTGCACCCTTGAATTTGAAGACCACAGGCCCTTGTATGACTGGTTTCTTGATGAACTTGGAGTATATCATCCACGGCAGATTGAGTTTGCGAGGCTTAACCTCAGTTACACAGTCTTAAGCAAGAGAAGACTCATCCGGCTTGTTCAGGAAGGGCATGTCAATGGATGGGATGATCCGAGAATGCCGACAATATCAGGATTAAGAAGGCGCGGTTATACTCCGGAATCAATCAGGAATTTCTGCGAGCGCATTGGCATTGCCAAAAGAGACAGCCTTGTTGACATGGCTCTGCTTGAATACTGCATCCGCGAAGACCTGAACAAAAGCGCTCAGCGGGTTATGGCGGTTCTCAAGCCGCTGAAGGTAGTGATAACAAATTACCCTGAAAATCAGACCGAAGAACTTGAGGCGATAAATAATCCCGAGGATGAGAGCATGGGCAAAAGAAAGGTTCCTTTCTCGCGTATTCTTTATATTGAGAGAGATGATTTCAGGGAAAATCCTCCCAAAGAGTTTTTCCGCCTGGCGCCACGTAGTGAAGTGAGATTGAGATATGCGTATTACATCACTTGCGTTGACGTTATTAAGGACAAGACTACCGGAGAAGTTACAGAGCTTCACTGCACCTATGACCCTGCAACCCGCGGAGGAGATTCTCCTGATAAAAGAAAAGTGAAGGCAACATTACACTGGGTCTCCGCTTCTCATGCAATTGAGGCAGAGGTGCGGCTCTACGACCATCTCTTCACAAAACCGAGCCCCGGCGAAGAAAACGATGATTTTAAGACAGACATCAATCCGAAATCACTTGAACTGCTGAAGTCATGCTTTGTTGAACCAAGCCTTGCCGATGCGAAAACCGGTGACAGATTTCAGTTTGAGAGAATGGGTTATTTCTGCGTTGACCGTGATTCAACAAAAGAGAAACCCGTATTCAACAGGACAGTCACCCTGCGCGACACTTGGGCAAAAATAGAAAAAGCTCAGAAAAAGGGATAA
- the gltX gene encoding glutamate--tRNA ligase: MVRVRFAPSPTGHLHIGGARTALFNYLFARHNNGKFILRIEDTDRTRSTEEYIEAIIEGMQWLKLEWDEGPFRQTDRFDVYRSYVDKLLKEGKAYYCYCSPEELEQRRKEALAQGKSPKYDGRCRDNKCPKGAVRFKMPQEGQTVVDDLIKGKVVFENDQLDDLIIMRSDGTPTYNFTVVVDDVDMKITHVIRGDDHLNNTPKQIHIYKALGHEIPLFAHLPMILGSDKTRLSKRHGATSVMAYKEMGYLPDALINYLVRLGWSCGDQEVFTREELIKYFSFENVGKSSAVFNPEKLLWLNSQYIIKSNPEELGELVIPFLENAGVIQKGQQIDRQWLSRAIKTLQERAKTLVELANSLRYYIAEDVQYDEKAKPKFLNEKSMPYLKELKEGIESISDFSAHELEKVFKSIVEKHGIKLGALAQPVRVAMTGGTESPGIFKLLEVLGKEKTIKRLERAIKTIESGN, translated from the coding sequence ATGGTACGGGTTCGTTTTGCGCCGAGTCCTACAGGGCATCTGCATATTGGAGGAGCGAGGACTGCTCTTTTTAACTACCTTTTTGCAAGACACAATAACGGCAAATTCATACTGAGAATTGAAGACACTGACAGGACACGCTCCACAGAAGAATACATAGAGGCAATCATCGAAGGAATGCAATGGCTTAAACTCGAATGGGATGAAGGCCCATTCAGGCAGACAGACAGGTTTGATGTATATAGAAGTTATGTTGATAAACTTCTGAAAGAAGGCAAGGCATATTACTGCTACTGCTCGCCCGAAGAGCTTGAGCAGAGAAGAAAAGAGGCTCTGGCTCAGGGAAAATCTCCAAAATACGACGGAAGATGCAGGGATAATAAATGCCCTAAAGGAGCTGTCAGGTTTAAGATGCCGCAGGAAGGCCAGACAGTTGTTGATGACTTAATAAAGGGCAAGGTTGTATTTGAAAATGATCAGCTTGATGACCTCATTATAATGCGCTCTGACGGAACGCCAACATATAACTTTACAGTTGTTGTTGATGACGTTGATATGAAGATAACGCACGTTATAAGAGGTGACGACCATCTGAATAATACGCCAAAGCAGATACATATATATAAAGCACTCGGGCATGAGATTCCATTGTTTGCGCATCTTCCGATGATTCTCGGCTCTGACAAGACACGACTCTCAAAAAGGCATGGAGCAACGTCTGTGATGGCTTATAAGGAGATGGGTTATCTTCCTGATGCTTTGATAAATTATCTTGTGCGTCTCGGATGGTCCTGCGGAGATCAGGAGGTGTTCACAAGGGAGGAGTTAATAAAATATTTCTCTTTTGAGAATGTCGGTAAATCATCTGCTGTATTTAATCCTGAAAAACTTCTGTGGCTCAACAGCCAGTATATCATCAAATCAAATCCTGAAGAACTTGGAGAGCTTGTGATTCCCTTTCTTGAAAATGCAGGCGTAATCCAAAAGGGACAGCAAATAGACAGGCAGTGGCTTTCAAGGGCAATCAAAACACTTCAGGAGCGGGCAAAGACATTGGTTGAGCTTGCAAATTCCCTCAGATATTACATAGCAGAAGATGTTCAATATGACGAGAAGGCAAAGCCAAAATTCCTGAATGAAAAGAGTATGCCGTATCTTAAAGAACTGAAAGAGGGCATCGAATCAATCTCTGATTTTTCAGCTCATGAACTTGAAAAGGTCTTTAAATCTATTGTAGAAAAGCATGGAATAAAGCTTGGCGCCCTCGCCCAGCCCGTGCGCGTTGCCATGACCGGCGGCACCGAAAGCCCCGGCATATTCAAGTTGCTTGAGGTTCTTGGGAAAGAAAAGACGATTAAGAGACTTGAGAGAGCGATTAAGACAATAGAAAGCGGAAATTGA